A stretch of Fulvia fulva chromosome 4, complete sequence DNA encodes these proteins:
- a CDS encoding GMC oxidoreductase family protein Mala s codes for MLSSLALSSSLLAACLTSFVVAQDLPDFSSYQYPGAPRVRSFQPQYDFCIVGGGTAGLVLANRLSESGRHQVVVFEAGGPPTDVGTYRTPGGNQYVLNGPWSVIDYNFQTVSQFNMNNRTFSYHRGRTLGGSSSTNGLYYGMGSSTVYDYWEQVEGNAGWNWDAIKRSAKKATTFVGNPNHTNDNTFMTHDPSAYGNGPLKIGFQGRVVPSGPSFMRALEALDIHPVRDQNSGSPIGIKQGTMTLDENFMRSSSYDSYYMQARNRSNLNVLDRAIVARIIFDEDTLGTDQVQAVGVTFVDSTSGTFHNVSCSKEVVLAAGAFHSPFILKQSGIGPAEELQEFGIEPVVVNENVGEHMQDHTAFSVIHAVKPEFAREASTTDMENDLNVLNNEQRDFYKGGESRWNSKWSAPSGCTNGFQEIPNDELESFGAEDIITANFTHQAHNEILYESVWYPKFFNKYGGPEKNTSYISITISNLAALSKGTVKIGSNSPTSNPVIDPNYLAEPADQAMAIQGVKYMRQVFQHPEMQRWSAGEVAPGPDVQSDEDILEYARTTMVPNWHASSTCRMLPKERGGVIDSRLRVYGTKGLRVCDVSTFGRLPDVNLVGPVYAHAELGASVIRADYGEGGY; via the exons ATGCTATCGTCCCTTGCACTATCTTCATCATTGTTAGCGGCATGTCTAACATCATTTGTTGTGGCCCAAGACTTGCCAGACTTCTCGAGCTATCAGTATCCGGGAGCACCACGAGTGAGGTCCTTCCAGCCACAATATGACTTCTGCATCGTCGGCGG AGGTACTGCTGGACTGGTGCTCGCCAACCGATTGAGCGAAAGTGGTCGACATCAGGTCGTGGTCTTCGAAGCTGGTGGTCCCCCCACAGATGTCGGCACGTATCGCACTCCAGGTGGCAACCAATATGTCCTCAATG GCCCGTGGAGCGTCATCGATTACAACTTCCAGACCGTTAGCCAATTCAACATGAACAACCGGACATTCTCATACCATC GCGGCCGCACGCTTGGTGGGAGTTCATCTACTAACGGGTTATACTACGGCATGGGCAGCTCAACTGTTTACGACTACTGGGAGCAAGTTGAAGGTAACGCTGGCTGGAACTGGGACGCGATCAAAAGATCGGCCAAAAAG GCCACCACCTTTGTCGGCAACCCCAACCACACCAACGACAACACTTTCATGACCCACGACCCCTCTGCCTACGGCAACGGCCCCCTCAAGATCGGGTTCCAGGGCCGAGTCGTTCCCTCCGGCCCCAGTTTCATGCGAGCCCTAGAAGCCCTTGATATCCACCCAGTCCGCGATCAAAACAGCGGCAGTCCCATTGGTATCAAGCAAGGCACCATGACCCTCGATGAGAACTTCATGCGCAGCTCTTCCTACGATTCGTACTACATGCAAGCCCGAAACCGCAGCAACCTGAACGTTCTAGACCGCGCCATTGTAGCCAGAATCATCTTCGACGAGGATACTCTGGGGACTGACCAGGTTCAGGCAGTGGGTGTGACGTTTGTGGATAGTACGTCTGGTACATTCCATAACGTGAGTTGTTCGAAGGAGGTAGTTCTGGCTGCTGGTGCGTTTCACAGTCCGTTCATCCTGAAGCAGAGTGGAATTGGGCCGGCCGAGGAGTTGCAGGAGTTTGGCATTGAGCCCGTGGTGGTCAACGAGAATGTCGGCGAGCACATGCAGGATCACACAGCGTTTAGCGTCATCCATGCCGTGAAGCCAGAGTTCGCGAGAGAGGCAAGTACGACGGATATGGAGAACGACCTCAACGTCCTGAACAACGAGCAACGAGACTTCTACAAAGGTGGCGAGTCTCGTTGGAATAGCAAATGGTCCGCGCCGTCCGGCTGCACGAACGGATTCCAGGAGATCCCCAACGACGAATTGGAGAGCTTCGGTGCTGAAGACATCATCACAGCGAACTTCACTCATCAAGCGCACAACGAGATTCTTTACGAATCAGTCTGGTACCCCAAGTTCTTCAACAAATACGGCGGACCCGAGAAGAATACCTCTTACATCTCCATCACCATCTCCAACCTTGCCGCGCTGTCCAAGGGAACAGTCAAGATTGGGAGTAATTCACCCACTAGTAACCCGGTCATTGATCCTAAT TACCTCGCGGAGCCCGCCGACCAAGCGATGGCAATCCAAGGCGTGAAGTACATGCGCCAGGTTTTCCAACACCCGGAAATGCAACGCTGGTCAGCCGGCGAGGTGGCTCCCGGCCCAGACGTCCAGAGCGACGAGGATATCCTAGAGTATGCCCGGACGACCATGGTGCCAAACTGGCATGCTTCGAGTACGTGCAGAATGCTGCCGAAGGAGAGAGGTGGCGTGATCGATTCGCGTTTGAGAGT GTACGGTACCAAGGGCTTGAGAGTCTGTGACGTGAGTACGTTTGGAAGGCTGCCAGATGTCAACTTGGTGGGCCCGGTTTACGCCCATGCTGAGCTGGGAGCGAGCGTTATCAGGGCTGATTATGGTGAGGGAGGATACTGA
- a CDS encoding Acyl-CoA dehydrogenase apdG — translation MTGTYTRDEVKKHTEEDDIWFIIDHKVYDVSDFVDAHPGGEVVLRQVAGQDATEAFYNLHRHEVLTNYKSLQIGTIQGETPDVITPQPGDLSEVPYAEPIWLTPQFYTPYYNDSHRALRKEVRKFVEATIKPEAIEKEKDGKLISQELIDKMAENNMLACRLGPGKHLHNRKLFGGVVDGKEYDYFHDLIVSQEMVRANQRGFQDGNMAGMTISLTAVHQWCKDDELRERISQEVLSGKKKICLAVTEAFAGSDVAGLRTTAEDKGDHYLVNGTKKWITNGVFCDYFVTGCRTDKGFSVLLIERSEEVDTKLIKTSYSTAAGTTYIEFNNVKVPKRNLLGPEHKGFVVIMSNFNHERWMMCGMVARWSRTALEECMKWTHQRIVFGKPLINQPVIRAKLARMITLVEAQQAWTEQITYQMTKLSYDEQAKLLSGPIGLLKNFCTRSANEIAEQATNIFGGRGITQGGMGSVVEMFNRTNKFDAILGGTEEILADLGVRQAMRFMPAGAKL, via the exons ATGACCGGAACATATACCCGAGACGAGGTCAAGAAG CACACTGAAGAGGACGACATCTGGTTCATCATTGACCACAAAGTATACGATGTCAGCGATTTCGTCGACGCCCACCCTGGAGGTGAAGTCGTTCTTCGACAAGTAGCTGGGCAAGATGCAACAGAAGCATTCTACAATCTCCACCGCCACGAAGTCCTCACCAACTACAAGAGCTTGCAAATTGGCACAATCCAGGGCGAGACCCCGGACGTCATTACTCCACAGCCTGGTGACCTGTCAGAAGTCCCCTACGCGGAACCGATATGGCTCACGCCTCAATTCTACACGCCCTACTACAACGACTCCCACCGCGCGCTCCGGAAAGAGGTCAGGAAGTTTGTGGAGGCGACCATTAAGCCCGAGGCTATCGAGAAGGAGAAAGATGGCAAGCTCATCAGCCAGGAGCTGATTGACAAGATGGCAGAGAACAACATGCTTGCATGTCGACTGGGACCTGGCAAGCACTTGCACAACCGAAAGCTATTCGGTGGCGTTGTCGATGGCAAGGAGTACGATTACTTCCACGACTTGATTGTCAGCCAGGAGATGGTGCGAGCGAATCAGCGTGGCTTCCAGGACGGAAATATGGCAGGCATGACAATCTCTTTGACGGCAGTACATCAGTGGTGCAAGGACGACGAGCTTCGAGAAAGGATCTCGCAGGAGGTCTTGTCTGGCAAGAAGAAGATCTGTCTGGCTGTGACCGAAGCTTTCGCTGGATCAGATGTTGCTGGTCTCAGGACAACTGCAGAGGACAAGGGTGACCACTATCTCGTCAATGGCACGAAG AAATGGATCACCAACGGCGTCTTCTGTGACTACTTCGTGACGGGCTGCCGAACAGACAAAGGCTTCTCCGTACTCCTCATCGAGCGCTCAGAAGAAGTCGACACCAAGCTCATCAAGACCTCGTACTCCACTGCGGCTGGCACAACCTACATCGAGTTCAACAACGTCAAGGTCCCCAAGCGCAACCTCCTAGGCCCAGAACACAAGGGCTTCGTCGTCATCATGTCCAACTTCAACCACGAACGCTGGATGATGTGCGGCATGGTCGCCCGATGGTCGCGCACAGCGCTGGAAGAGTGCATGAAGTGGACACA TCAACGTATAGTCTTCGGCAAGCCACTCATCAACCAGCCAGTCATTCGCGCGAAGCTCGCCAGAATGATCACACTTGTAGAAGCCCAGCAGGCTTGGACTGAGCAGATCACGTACCAGATGACCAAGCTGTCGTATGATGAGCAGGCGAAGTTGCTATCTGGGCCGATCGGATTGTTGAAGAATTTCtgcacaagatctgcgaaTGAGATTGCTGAGCAGGCTACAAACATCTTCGGAGGAAGAGGTATCACTCAGGGCGGCATGGGTAGTGTCGTGGAGATGTTCAACAGGACAAACAAGTTTGATGCCATCTTGGGTGGAACTGAGGAGATTCTTGCGGATCTTGGTGTGAGGCAGGCTATGCGATTCATGCCGGCGGGCGCGAAGTTGTAG
- a CDS encoding Cytochrome P450 produces the protein MILRHIGTKRAKDVRNAEADIQLLYEAMGPVDHDGWTETVDLLDLFHRLSLDMSTTFLLGTSANSQASGMRDVRMRAAMKEFGLVPGKRTSRMSYNEAYEVVRNFFSWRSKLGSKYWLADSLKYRQACETLNKFADDLIAQAIKRRATVPKGNDACESDDSDGRFGLIDSLVKDIGYPVHIRNLVMDLFIAGQNMTGTMAAWVFAQLAEHQGILHRVRDEVLEKFGTEDGPRMPLTWDNSQSCTTMQRVILETLRMYPLLANIGRNAREDTVLPTGGGPDGLQPIAVPKGAAVTCNVYLTHRRQEEWGTDAWTFNPDRWHTKKFGPEYALFGMGPRVCIGQQLSKTELSFLIARMMQHFSEIQVPEGQDNLTKGYRVVVAPKNGVKVRLRVARDAHGSASPLLGARRTPSVSSLGSS, from the exons ATGATCCTCCGACATATCGGTACGAAGCGTGCCAAGGACGTTCGCAACGCCGAAGCAGACATTCAGCTTCTCTACGAGGCCATGGGACCAGTCGATCATGATGGATGGACCGAGACTGTAGATCTGCTAGATTTATTCCACCGCCTGTCTCTTGATATGTCCACTACCTTCCTGCTTGGCACGAGTGCAAACTCACAGGCCTCGGGAATGAGAGACGTCAGAATGAGAGCTGCGATGAAGGAGTTTGGGCTTGTTCCAGGCAAGCGGACCTCGAGGATGTCGTACAACGAGGCTTACGAAGTTGTACGCAACTTCTTCTCCTGGCGTTCGAAATTAGGCTCAAAGTATTGGCTGGCTGATAGCCTCAAG TACCGTCAAGCTTGTGAGACATTGAATAAGTTCGCCGATGATCTTATCGCCCAAGCCATCAAGCGACGTGCCACTGTTCCGAAGGGTAATGACGCCTGCGAGAGCGACGACAGCGATGGACGATTCGGTCTCATCGATAGCCTGGTCAAGGATATTGGCTACCCCGTCCACATTCGCAATCTTGTGATGGACCTCTTCATCGCAGGTCAGAATATGACTGGCACAATGGCGGCCTGGGTGTTTGCACAGTTGGCAGAGCACCAGGGTATCCTCCATCGCGTTCGTGACGAAGTCCTCGAGAAGTTCGGCACAGAAGATGGCCCTCGGATGCCACTCACCTGGGACAACTCGCAGTCTTGCACCACGATGCAGCGTGTCATCCTAGAGACACTGCGCATGTATCCTCTGCTGGCCAACATCGGGCGTAACGCTCGCGAGGACACCGTGCTCCCGACTGGTGGCGGTCCAGACGGCTTGCAGCCAATCGCAGTACCAAAGGGGGCTGCTGTGACCTGCAACGTCTATCTGACACATCGCCGTCAAGAAGAATGGGGTACTGACGCCTGGACCTTCAACCCCGACCGTTGGCACACCAAAAAGTTCGGACCAGAATACGCGCTTTTCGGTATGGGTCCGCGAGTCTGCATTGGCCAACAGCTGTCGAAGACTGAGCTATCATTTCTCATTGCCCGTATGATGCAGCATTTCTCCGAGATCCAGGTGCCGGAAGGACAGGATAACTTGACGAAAGGCTATCGAGTTGTCGTTGCTCCCAAGAACGGTGTCAAGGTCAGACTGCGGGTTGCTAGAGATGCTCACGGCAGCGCTTCCCCGTTGCTGGGTGCTCGAAGGACGCCCAGTGTCTCGTCTCTTGGCTCCTCCTAA
- a CDS encoding Isoleucine--tRNA ligase, cytoplasmic codes for MGSINFPAEEERILKHWDETNAFHRQLELSKDKQPYVFYDGPPFATGTPHYGHLLASTIKDIIPRYWSMRGRYVERRFGWDTHGVPIEQIIDKQLQEELGVRGKAAVDKIGIEEYNRRCREAVLTYAGVWRKVIGRLGRWIDFDRDYKTMDPTFMETCWWVFAQLYKKGLVYHGARVLPYSMALNTPLSKSEAGEEYKDVQDPAVTVSFPVLPVDEQPEKVRAKVEEIEKVVGGTVHFVAWTTTPWTLPSNLALCVHPDYEYILVHDVESANTCIMLEAGLKVLFKDPKKAKDKFKVLPLKVKGSDLADIRYKPLFTYFYDQFKDIGFRVLLDTYVKQDDGVGVVHQSPAFGEDDYGISWRYGIINGDRPPPNPLDAGGNYTSEVPDFEGQNVKAADKNIIKYLEGLGRMVRKSQITHRYPHCPRSKTPLIQRAVPSWFIKVEDTAPQLVENLQQTHWVPSMVKTGRFNNWLAAAKDWNVSRNRFWGTPLPLWASEDFKEIVCVSSVAELKELSGYQGEIKDLHRDSIDHITIPSKQGKGNLKRVEEVFDCWFESGSMPYASSHYPFSYPGFDASQTDSGISPTEGPGKELFKKFPGDFIAEGLDQTRGWFYSLSVLGTHLFGTFPYKNCVVNGIVLAEDGKKMSKSLKNFPDPMLVIDRYGSDALRLYLIDSPVVRAEPLRFSEAGVKQIVSGVLLPLWNSYNFFAQQAALFKKNTAEDFVFDPDMQKSNHNVMDRWVLAATQSLLQYVNQEMEAYRLYTVVPRLLKMVDDVTNWYIRFNRNRLKGQTASGGKPTADDAQANSVNGTTDEEEGSKTDTLHALNTLYEVLYTLTRALAPFIPFLSDNIFQQLASHLPDTITKGQDVRSVHFFSFPTVREELFDTTVERRVSRMQKVIELGRICRDRRTVSLKTPLKTLVVLHQDQEFLDDVRTLENYIAEELNVRDLVLTSDESKYGVEYAVLADVKNLGMKFKKDAAKIKAALPKLSPAEIRGFLDSGSITVEGKDLTAEDLRVQRNLKKSKDTENLEPGVDADVMILLDAFAYPELAQEGLAREVLNRIQRLRKRAGLVPTDDVKVAYTVLSPAAVDGVGGAVSTGEKNANAEVSRLEQERQVDEMFDAQKATFVKAASKGVAREAGSEAATVVAEEETDVKDIRLLLKLLKV; via the coding sequence ATGGGCTCCATCAATTTTCCCGCCGAAGAGGAGCGCATCCTCAAGCACTGGGACGAGACGAACGCCTTCCACCGCCAGCTCGAGCTCTCCAAAGACAAACAACCATATGTCTTCTACGACGGGCCGCCCTTTGCCACTGGCACGCCGCATTATGGCCATCTTCTCGCGTCAACCATCAAGGACATCATCCCACGATATTGGTCTATGAGAGGACGATATGTCGAACGAAGATTTGGCTGGGATACACATGGTGTACCAATTGAGCAGATCATCGATAAGCAGCTACAAGAAGAGCTTGGCGTGCGAGGGAAGGCAGCTGTGGACAAGATCGGTATCGAGGAGTACAACAGAAGATGTCGGGAGGCCGTGCTCACATATGCTGGTGTGTGGAGGAAAGTCATTGGCCGTTTAGGACGATGGATTGATTTTGATCGCGACTACAAGACGATGGACCCGACCTTCATGGAGACGTGTTGGTGGGTGTTTGCACAACTATACAAGAAGGGCTTGGTCTACCACGGAGCTCGAGTGCTACCCTACTCGATGGCATTGAACACCCCTCTGTCGAAGAGCGAAGCTGGTGAGGAGTATAAAGACGTGCAGGACCCAGCTGTGACGGTCTCGTTCCCTGTGCTCCCAGTCGACGAACAGCCGGAGAAGGTGAGAGCGAAGGTCGAGGAGATTGAGAAAGTGGTTGGCGGCACAGTCCACTTCGTAGCGTGGACAACGACACCTTGGACACTACCGAGCAACCTTGCATTGTGCGTGCATCCCGACTACGAATACATCCTGGTCCACGATGTCGAGTCAGCGAACACCTGCATCATGCTGGAAGCTGGTCTCAAGGTTCTGTTCAAGGACCCCAAGAAAGCCAAGGACAAGTTCAAAGTCTTGCCATTGAAGGTCAAGGGCTCTGATTTGGCCGACATCAGGTACAAGCCACTCTTCACCTACTTCTATGATCAATTCAAGGACATTGGCTTCAGGGTCCTGCTCGACACATACGTTAAGCAAGATGACGGTGTCGGTGTTGTGCACCAATCTCCGGCCTTTGGTGAGGACGACTACGGAATCAGCTGGAGATATGGCATCATCAATGGAGACCGACCACCTCCGAACCCATTGGATGCTGGCGGTAACTACACGAGCGAGGTACCGGACTTTGAAGGACAAAACGTCAAGGCAGCCGACAAGAACATCATCAAGTACCTTGAGGGTCTGGGTCGCATGGTACGCAAGTCCCAGATTACTCACAGATATCCACACTGCCCGCGATCAAAGACGCCCCTTATCCAGCGAGCTGTTCCCAGCTGGTTCATTAAGGTCGAGGACACTGCGCCACAACTGGTTGAGAACCTACAACAGACACATTGGGTACCGTCGATGGTGAAGACTGGACGTTTCAACAACTGGCTTGCAGCTGCGAAGGACTGGAACGTCAGCCGCAACCGCTTTTGGGGTACTCCGCTGCCGCTTTGGGCATCTGAGGACTTCAAGGAGATCGTCTGTGTCTCGTCTGTTGCCGAGCTCAAAGAGCTGTCCGGCTATCAGGGCGAGATCAAAGATCTGCACAGAGACTCCATCGATCACATCACCATTCCCTCGAAACAAGGTAAGGGCAACCTTAAGCGTGTTGAGGAAGTCTTCGACTGTTGGTTCGAGTCAGGATCTATGCCGTACGCCTCTTCACACTACCCATTCAGCTACCCCGGCTTTGATGCATCACAGACGGATTCTGGTATCTCGCCGACAGAAGGTCCAGGCAAGGAACTCTTCAAGAAATTCCCTGGTGACTTCATCGCAGAGGGCCTTGACCAAACCCGAGGATGGTTCTACTCTCTTTCTGTTCTTGGTACACATCTGTTCGGCACCTTCCCCTACAAGAACTGCGTTGTCAACGGTATTGTGCTGGCGGAGGATGGCAAGAAAATGTCAAAGTCGCTCAAAAACTTCCCAGATCCCATGCTTGTCATCGACAGATATGGCTCTGATGCACTGAGACTATACCTCATCGACTCGCCGGTCGTGAGGGCCGAGCCTCTGCGATTCTCAGAAGCTGGTGTCAAGCAGATCGTCTCTGGTGTGCTGCTGCCCCTCTGGAACTCGTACAACTTCTTCGCACAACAAGCAGCATTGTTCAAGAAGAACACCGCGGAAGACTTTGTGTTTGACCCAGACATGCAGAAGTCGAATCACAATGTTATGGACAGATGGGTACTGGCCGCCACACAATCCCTGCTGCAGTACGTCAACCAGGAGATGGAAGCATATCGCTTGTATACTGTCGTACCTCGTCTACTAAAGATGGTGGATGATGTCACGAACTGGTACATTCGATTCAACCGCAACCGATTGAAGGGCCAGACTGCATCGGGTGGCAAGCCTACTGCTGATGATGCCCAGGCCAATAGCGTCAATGGAACGACTGATGAAGAGGAAGGTAGCAAGACTGATACTCTTCACGCCCTCAACACTTTGTACGAAGTGCTCTACACACTCACGCGAGCATTGGCTCCTTTCATTCCCTTCTTGAGCGACAACATCTTCCAGCAACTGGCATCACATCTTCCTGACACCATAACGAAGGGCCAAGATGTTAGGAGCGTGCACTTCTTCAGTTTCCCAACAGTTCGCGAAGAATTGTTTGACACCACCGTTGAGCGCCGCGTCAGCCGGATGCAGAAGGTCATCGAACTGGGTCGCATCTGCAGAGACAGGAGAACCGTGTCACTGAAGACACCTCTGAAGACCTTGGTTGTCTTACACCAAGACCAAGAGTTTCTCGATGATGTGCGAACACTGGAGAACTACATTGCGGAAGAACTCAATGTTCGCGATCTTGTACTTACTAGCGACGAGAGCAAGTATGGTGTCGAATATGCCGTGCTAGCCGATGTCAAGAACCTCGGAATGAAGTTCAAGAAAGATGCGGCCAAGATCAAGGCTGCACTGCCCAAGCTCTCTCCAGCCGAAATTCGTGGCTTCCTCGACTCTGGTAGCATCACGGTGGAGGGCAAAGACTTGACTGCCGAGGACCTCAGAGTGCAGCGCAACCTCAAGAAGAGCAAGGACACCGAGAACTTGGAGCCAGGCGTCGATGCGGATGTCATGATCTTGCTCGACGCTTTCGCATACCCCGAGCTGGCACAAGAAGGCCTCGCTAGAGAAGTCCTGAACCGCATTCAGCGACTTCGAAAGCGAGCAGGACTTGTGCCGACAGACGACGTCAAGGTCGCCTACACTGTACTTTCGCCGGCTGCGGTTGATGGCGTAGGTGGAGCTGTGTCGACCGGGGAGAAGAACGCCAATGCCGAAGTGAGCAGGTTGGAGCAAGAGAGACAGGTTGATGAGATGTTTGATGCACAGAAGGCCACTTTCGTCAAGGCTGCTAGCAAGGGTGTTGCTCGTGAAGCCGGTAGTGAGGCCGCTACTGTCGTCGCCGAGGAAGAAACAGATGTGAAGGACATTCGGTTGCTGCTGAAGCTATTGAAGGTCTGA
- a CDS encoding Ribosomal protein arginine N-methyltransferase rmt3, with protein MPGLPHGWRMRNKDGEVAGPPPEADGVYDSQDEDSEDGFAEALDVRPDSEGWEDAEDDTEVLSIKCLLCDEKFPTAQAMSEHCAKTHDFDLVSVQRQHKLDFYTTIKFVNYIRSEVKAGKERPDVSDAASWSDDKFLQPALDEDALLFSLDDILDAPVEAEDDTQAGSSK; from the exons ATGCCAGGCTTGCCACATGGCTGGCGCATGAGGAATAAGGATGGTGAGGTTGCGGGACCACCGCCCGAGGCAGACGGCGTCTACGACTCTCAGGATGAAGACAGCGAGGACGGATTTGCTGAAGCATTGGATGTGCGGCCTGACTCGGAAGGCTGGGAAGATGCAGAGGATGACACTGAGGTGCTGAGTATCAAGTGTCTGCTCTGTGACGAGAAGTTTCCTACTGCTCAGGCCATGTCGGAGCATTGCGCCAAGACCCACGATTTTGACCTGGTCTCTGTTCAGCGGCAACACA AGCTCGACTTCTACACAACCATCAAATTTGTCAACTACATCAGATCAGAAGTGAAGGCTGGCAAGGAGCGACCCGACGTGAGCGATGCAGCTTCATGGAGCGATGACAAGTTCCTGCAACCGGCGCTTGACGAGGATGCATTGCTATTCAGTCTCGATGATATCCTGGACGCTCCTGTAGAAGCGGAAGACGATACACAGGCCGGATCATCGAAGTGA
- a CDS encoding Putative oligopeptide transporter encodes MAPDRGSTSLERARENDATMGANRDNNLEHETSRSILEEPIGQEPDAAFLAKRSEQPQFTLRALLTGIMIGILIAFSNTYFGLQTGWISGMAMPSALIGFAYFKGLRELANHLGGPMKRFGFGEGFSEVENVLVQTVAGSVGTMPLGCGFVGVVPALEFLLKPSETPEISYSDPAQISTLAEEELSGIHLPIGKLILWALGLCFFGVVFAVPLRKEVIIREKLKFPSGTATALMIGVLHGGQKTGAEGNIEQQTARQRKRTNNGADEESRGLLSDTAPGAGQNDWPEEEPLGRRDSRSEAAKKDWRNQIRLLTTSFGISGGYTLLSYFLPQLHSVPFLGLHMSKVWQWNLNPSPAYVGQGIIMGPATTIHMLLGALIGWAVLSPIAKDQGWAPGPVSDWNTGSKGWIVWVSLAIMLADAVVSLGWLILRPTITYGRIYGPGLVKGIKRKGLTRYVQDVTRPVIRGYSPVNLDEPDGSESPDSLRRMGSQAIEDDAEYDAPPEHQIGFKTTLVGLVLTLVFCIFAVQYSFAGIISIGLTILALVLALLLSIMGVRALGETDLNPVSGISKLTQLIFAAVVPAGSKNAVTINLIAGGISEAGALQAGDLLQDLKCGHLLGASPKAQFWGQLIGSAIGAVVSACVYRLYTNVYEIPGGLFQVPTGFVWVFTARLVTGQGLPPKTAEFAAGAAVIFALLTALRIYGNSKKAKWVPYVPGGIAVAVGMYNTPSFTLARTIGGLMAWYWTGWKKREETPLIVLASGLILGEGLLSIVNLGLASAKVPHL; translated from the coding sequence ATGGCGCCGGACAGAGGCTCAACCTCGCTTGAGAGAGCGCGCGAGAACGATGCAACGATGGGCGCGAACCGCGACAACAACCTCGAGCACGAGACCAGTCGAAGCATTCTCGAAGAACCAATCGGCCAGGAGCCAGATGCTGCATTCCTGGCGAAGAGGAGCGAGCAGCCGCAGTTCACATTACGAGCGCTGTTAACGGGCATTATGATTGGCATATTGATTGCATTCTCGAACACGTACTTTGGGCTGCAGACTGGCTGGATATCTGGGATGGCCATGCCTAGTGCATTGATAGGTTTCGCATACTTCAAGGGCCTGCGGGAACTTGCCAACCATCTCGGTGGCCCTATGAAGAGATTTGGATTTGGAGAAGGATTCAGTGAGGTGGAGAATGTGCTCGTGCAGACCGTCGCGGGATCAGTGGGGACAATGCCGTTGGGCTGTGGTTTCGTAGGAGTTGTGCCCGCGCTTGAGTTCTTGCTGAAGCCGTCAGAGACGCCTGAAATCAGCTACAGCGATCCTGCTCAGATATCGACGTTGGCAGAGGAAGAGCTGTCTGGTATACATCTGCCTATTGGGAAGTTGATCCTGTGGGCATTGGGTCTATGTTTCTTCGGTGTCGTGTTCGCTGTGCCATTACGGAAAGAGGTCATCATACGCGAGAAGCTCAAGTTCCCGAGTGGTACAGCCACGGCGCTCATGATTGGCGTCCTTCATGGTGGGCAGAAGACTGGAGCAGAAGGGAACATTGAACAACAAACAGCGCGCCAACGAAAGCGCACGAATAATGGCGCGGATGAAGAGAGCCGCGGACTGCTCAGTGATACGGCTCCAGGCGCAGGACAGAACGACTGGCCTGAAGAAGAGCCACTCGGGAGACGTGACAGCCGCAGCGAAGCAGCGAAGAAAGACTGGAGAAACCAGATCCGACTCTTGACAACTTCCTTCGGTATTTCCGGGGGATACACGCTCCTCTCGTACTTCCTTCCGCAGCTACATTCTGTACCATTCCTAGGACTGCACATGTCAAAGGTTTGGCAGTGGAACCTGAATCCCAGTCCTGCGTATGTCGGGCAAGGCATCATCATGGGTCCAGCCACCACAATCCATATGTTGTTAGGAGCCCTCATCGGCTGGGCGGTTCTTTCACCGATCGCCAAAGACCAAGGCTGGGCTCCTGGGCCGGTGTCTGATTGGAACACAGGCTCGAAAGGCTGGATTGTTTGGGTCAGCCTAGCCATCATGTTGGCAGACGCTGTCGTGAGCCTCGGTTGGCTGATTTTGAGACCGACTATCACCTATGGTCGCATCTATGGTCCAGGGCTCGTCAAGGGGATTAAGCGGAAAGGTCTGACACGATATGTGCAAGATGTGACCAGACCTGTCATACGTGGCTATAGTCCGGTCAACCTGGACGAGCCTGATGGATCAGAATCACCCGACTCGCTTCGAAGAATGGGATCCCAGGCAATCGAAGATGATGCAGAGTATGATGCGCCTCCAGAGCATCAAATCGGCTTCAAGACAACCCTCGTCGGCCTCGTACTGACCTTAGTTTTTTGCATCTTCGCAGTGCAATACTCGTTCGCGGGTATCATCAGCATCGGTCTCACCATCCTTGCCCTCGTCCTGGCATTGCTCCTGAGCATCATGGGCGTACGTGCACTTGGAGAGACAGATCTCAACCCAGTGAGCGGCATCAGCAAGCTCACTCAGCTCATCTTCGCAGCTGTAGTGCCGGCGGGCAGCAAGAATGCCGTAACGATCAACCTCATTGCAGGTGGCATCAGCGAAGCAGGAGCTCTGCAAGCCGGCGATCTGCTGCAAGACCTCAAATGTGGACATCTTCTGGGCGCAAGTCCCAAAGCACAATTCTGGGGACAGCTTATTGGATCTGCCATCGGCGCAGTCGTCAGTGCTTGCGTGTATAGACTATACACGAACGTCTATGAAATCCCTGGAGGTCTCTTCCAAGTCCCGACAGGCTTCGTGTGGGTTTTCACTGCACGCCTGGTCACTGGACAAGGCCTGCCTCCCAAAACGGCAGAGTTTGCGGCTGGTGCTGCGGTCATCTTCGCACTTTTGACTGCACTGCGCATATACGGGAACAGCAAGAAGGCGAAGTGGGTGCCTTACGTGCCTGGCGGAATAGCCGTGGCAGTCGGCATGTACAACACGCCGTCGTTCACTCTCGCACGTACCATTGGCGGACTCATGGCATGGTACTGGACGGGCTGGAAGAAACGCGAGGAAACCCCATTGATTGTACTCGCTTCTGGTTTGATCTTGGGCGAAGGACTGCTCAGCATAGTGAATTTGGGGCTGGCGAGTGCGAAAGTGCCGCATTTATGA